A stretch of Mucilaginibacter terrae DNA encodes these proteins:
- a CDS encoding tetratricopeptide repeat protein: protein MRTTLTTFLLTLLSLLIGRAYSQTINETQLLEYYQNQKFLEAANYLRGAYIEPVTDITALSRLAYASQMAGKLSDAENYYQRLFNIDSTKLSVINSLAGINLRRSNYKKANDYYQRIIKVDSTNFYVYSQLARICTFTGDSIGYVKALVKANQLNPEDADVASDLSNDYVSHKKFNEAENVLNKAIAADSQNVVLLQSLLRLTHAQSKWPEAIKTGMQLLQLGDGSFPTSMKLGQAYYKVKNYTCCLEVLAAMPGIQQNETSFYYMGLSYKALKKYSKALDCLDKAVNDGISSGVATYYGEIAGTYQETQRFKKAEINYQKGLQFAERPLLLYSLATLYDSDLKDKAKAVKYYKKYLATNPPALQQVYVDYTKTRIGALTTAKN from the coding sequence ATGAGGACTACCTTAACCACCTTTCTGCTAACCTTGCTATCGCTGCTGATTGGCCGTGCTTACAGCCAAACCATCAACGAAACACAGTTACTCGAATACTATCAAAATCAAAAATTTTTGGAGGCGGCCAACTACCTCAGAGGAGCTTATATTGAACCTGTTACCGATATTACCGCCCTATCGCGCCTGGCCTATGCTTCGCAAATGGCGGGCAAGCTAAGTGATGCCGAAAACTACTATCAGCGCCTGTTTAATATCGACAGTACCAAACTATCCGTAATCAACAGCTTGGCGGGAATAAATTTGCGTCGAAGCAACTACAAAAAAGCTAACGATTATTACCAACGCATTATAAAGGTTGACAGCACTAACTTTTATGTTTACTCACAACTGGCACGTATTTGCACTTTTACGGGCGACAGCATAGGCTATGTAAAAGCGCTGGTAAAGGCCAACCAGCTCAACCCCGAAGATGCCGACGTGGCATCAGACCTGAGTAACGATTACGTTAGCCACAAAAAATTCAATGAAGCCGAAAACGTTTTAAACAAAGCCATAGCCGCCGACTCGCAAAATGTGGTGCTGCTGCAAAGCTTGTTAAGACTCACCCATGCCCAATCAAAATGGCCCGAAGCAATTAAAACCGGCATGCAGTTATTGCAACTGGGCGATGGCAGTTTTCCTACCTCGATGAAGTTAGGACAGGCTTATTACAAAGTAAAAAACTATACCTGCTGCCTCGAAGTACTGGCGGCAATGCCCGGCATCCAGCAAAATGAAACCTCATTTTATTACATGGGACTGAGCTATAAGGCACTTAAAAAGTACAGCAAAGCCCTCGATTGTTTGGATAAAGCTGTTAACGATGGCATATCATCGGGCGTGGCAACTTATTATGGCGAAATAGCGGGTACCTACCAGGAAACCCAGCGCTTTAAAAAGGCCGAGATTAACTATCAAAAGGGCTTGCAATTTGCCGAACGTCCGCTCCTGCTCTACTCATTGGCTACGCTATACGACAGCGACCTGAAAGATAAAGCCAAAGCCGTAAAGTATTATAAAAAATACCTGGCTACCAACCCGCCGGCACTGCAACAGGTATATGTTGATTATACCAAAACCCGCATAGGCGCGCTAACAACCGCTAAAAATTAA